In one window of Arvicanthis niloticus isolate mArvNil1 chromosome Y unlocalized genomic scaffold, mArvNil1.pat.X SUPER_Y_unloc_1, whole genome shotgun sequence DNA:
- the LOC117695966 gene encoding ATP-dependent RNA helicase DDX3Y isoform X1, which produces MSQVAADNTIGLDQQFAGLDLNSSDNQNAGGSTESKGRYIPPHLRNRETSKGFCDKDSAGWSCSKDKDAYSSFGSRDSRGKPNYFSDRGSGCRGRFDDHGRSDYDGVGGRDRTGFGKFERSGHSRWGDRSDEDDWSKPLPPSERLEQELFSGGNTGINFEKYDDIPVEATGNNCPPHIENFSDVEMGEIIMGNIELTRYTRPTPVQKHAIPIIKEKRDLMACAQTGSGKTAAFLLPILSQIYTDGPGEALKAMKENGRYGRRKQYPISLVLAPTRELAVQIYEEARKFSYRSRVRPCVVYGGADTVQQIRDLERGCHLLVATPGRLVDMMERGKIGLDFCKYLVLDEADRMLDMGFEPQIRRIVEQDTMPPKGVRHTMMFSATFPKEIQMLARDFLDEYIFLAVGRVGSTSENITQKVVWVEELDKRSFLLDLLNATGKESLTLVFVETKKGADSLENFLFQERYACTSIHGDRSQKDREEALHQFRSGRKPILVATAVAARGLDISNVKHVINFDLPSDIEEYVHRIGRTGRVGNLGLATSFFNARNLNITKDLLDLLVEAKQEVPSWLESMAYELHYKGNSRGRSKSRFSGGFGARDYRQSSGSANSGFNSNRANSSRSSGSSHSRGFGGGGYGGFYNNDGYGGNYNSQAVDWWGN; this is translated from the exons GGTTCTGTGATAAGGACAGTGCAGGTTGGAGTTGTAGTAAagataaagatgcctacagcagTTTTGGATCTCGTGATTCCAGAGGGAAGCCCAATTATTTCAGTGATCGTGGAAGTGGATGCAGGGGAAG GTTTGATGATCATGGTCGAAGTGACTATGATGGTGTTGGTGGTCGTGACCGAACTGGATTTGGCAAATTTGAAAGGAGTGGTCATAGTCGTTGGGGTGACAGATCAGATGAAGATGACTGGTCAAAACCACTTCCACCAAGTGAACGCTTAGAgca AGAACTTTTTTCTGGAGGAAACACAGGGATTAACTTTGAGAAATACGATGATATACCAGTAGAGGCAACTGGAAATAATTGTCCTCCTCACATTGAAAAt TTCAGTGATGTTGAGATGGGAGAAATTATCATGGGGAACATTGAACTTACCCGTTATACTCGTCCTACTCCAGTGCAAAAACATGCTATTCcgattattaaagaaaaaagggaCTTAATGGCTTGTGCTCAAACAG GGTCTGGAAAAACTGCTGCATTTCTACTACCCATTCTCAGTCAGATTTATACAGATGGTCCAGGAGAGGCTTTGAAGGCTATGAAG GAAAATGGAAGATATGGTCGCCGTAAACAATATCCAATCTCCTTGGTGTTAGCCCCAACAAGAGAATTGGCTGTGCAGATCTATGAGGAAGCCAGAAAA TTTTCATACCGATCTAGAGTCCGTCCTTGTGTAGTATATGGTGGTGCTGATACTGTTCAACAGATTCGGGACTTAGAACGCGGATGCCACTTGTTAGTTGCCACACCAGGACGTCTAGTGGACatgatggaaagaggaaagattGGATTAGACTTCTGCAA ATACTTAGTGTTGGATGAAGCTGATAGGATGCTGGATATGGGATTTGAACCTCAGATACGGCGTATAGTTGAGCAGGACACTATGCCACCAAAGGGGGTTCGTCACACTATGATGTTTAGTGCTACTTTTCCTAAGGAGATACAG ATGCTTGCTCGTGACTTTTTAGATGAATATATCTTTCTGGCTGTAGGCAGAGTAGGCTCTACTTCTGAGAACATCACACAGAAAGTAGTATGGGTTGAAGAGCTGGACAAACGGTCATTTTTACTTGATCTCTTAAATGCAACCG GGAAGGAGTCATTGACTTTAGTATTTGTGGAGACTAAAAAGGGTGCAGATTCACTGGAGAACTTCTTATTTCAAGAAAGATATGCGTGTACTAGTATTCATGGAGACAGATCACAGAAAGATCGAGAGGAGGCCCTTCACCAGTTCCGCTCAGGGAGAAAGCCAATTTTAGTGGCTACagct GTGGCAGCAAGAGGTCTAGACATTTCAAATGTGAAACACGTTATCAATTTTGATTTGCCAAGTGATATTGAAGAATATGTGCATCGTATTGGCCGCACGGGACGTGTAGGAAACCTTG gACTTGCCACCTCTTTTTTCAATGCGAGGAATTTGAACATCACGAAAGATTTGTTAGATCTCCTTGTTGAGGCTAAACAAGAAGTTCCATCTTGGTTGGAAAGTATGGCTTATGAACTCCACTACAAGGGAAACAGCCGGGGACGTTCTAAAAG CAGATTCAGTGGAGGATTTGGTGCTAGAGACTATCGACAGAGCAGTGGTTCTGCAAATTCTGGGTTTAATAGTAATCGTGCCAATAGCAGCCGAAGTAGTGGTAGTAGCCACAGCAGAGGATTTGGTGGAG gtGGCTATGGAGGTTTCTACAATAATGATGGATATGGAGGAAATTATAACTCCCAAGCAGTTGACTGGTGGGGCAATTGA
- the LOC117695966 gene encoding ATP-dependent RNA helicase DDX3Y isoform X2, translating to MSQVAADNTIGLDQQFAGLDLNSSDNQNAGGSTESKGRYIPPHLRNRETSKGFCDKDSAGWSCSKDKDAYSSFGSRDSRGKPNYFSDRGSGCRGRFDDHGRSDYDGVGGRDRTGFGKFERSGHSRWGDRSDEDDWSKPLPPSERLEQELFSGGNTGINFEKYDDIPVEATGNNCPPHIENFSDVEMGEIIMGNIELTRYTRPTPVQKHAIPIIKEKRDLMACAQTGSGKTAAFLLPILSQIYTDGPGEALKAMKENGRYGRRKQYPISLVLAPTRELAVQIYEEARKFSYRSRVRPCVVYGGADTVQQIRDLERGCHLLVATPGRLVDMMERGKIGLDFCKYLVLDEADRMLDMGFEPQIRRIVEQDTMPPKGVRHTMMFSATFPKEIQMLARDFLDEYIFLAVGRVGSTSENITQKVVWVEELDKRSFLLDLLNATGKESLTLVFVETKKGADSLENFLFQERYACTSIHGDRSQKDREEALHQFRSGRKPILVATAVAARGLDISNVKHVINFDLPSDIEEYVHRIGRTGRVGNLGLATSFFNARNLNITKDLLDLLVEAKQEVPSWLESMAYELHYKGNSRGRSKRFSGGFGARDYRQSSGSANSGFNSNRANSSRSSGSSHSRGFGGGGYGGFYNNDGYGGNYNSQAVDWWGN from the exons GGTTCTGTGATAAGGACAGTGCAGGTTGGAGTTGTAGTAAagataaagatgcctacagcagTTTTGGATCTCGTGATTCCAGAGGGAAGCCCAATTATTTCAGTGATCGTGGAAGTGGATGCAGGGGAAG GTTTGATGATCATGGTCGAAGTGACTATGATGGTGTTGGTGGTCGTGACCGAACTGGATTTGGCAAATTTGAAAGGAGTGGTCATAGTCGTTGGGGTGACAGATCAGATGAAGATGACTGGTCAAAACCACTTCCACCAAGTGAACGCTTAGAgca AGAACTTTTTTCTGGAGGAAACACAGGGATTAACTTTGAGAAATACGATGATATACCAGTAGAGGCAACTGGAAATAATTGTCCTCCTCACATTGAAAAt TTCAGTGATGTTGAGATGGGAGAAATTATCATGGGGAACATTGAACTTACCCGTTATACTCGTCCTACTCCAGTGCAAAAACATGCTATTCcgattattaaagaaaaaagggaCTTAATGGCTTGTGCTCAAACAG GGTCTGGAAAAACTGCTGCATTTCTACTACCCATTCTCAGTCAGATTTATACAGATGGTCCAGGAGAGGCTTTGAAGGCTATGAAG GAAAATGGAAGATATGGTCGCCGTAAACAATATCCAATCTCCTTGGTGTTAGCCCCAACAAGAGAATTGGCTGTGCAGATCTATGAGGAAGCCAGAAAA TTTTCATACCGATCTAGAGTCCGTCCTTGTGTAGTATATGGTGGTGCTGATACTGTTCAACAGATTCGGGACTTAGAACGCGGATGCCACTTGTTAGTTGCCACACCAGGACGTCTAGTGGACatgatggaaagaggaaagattGGATTAGACTTCTGCAA ATACTTAGTGTTGGATGAAGCTGATAGGATGCTGGATATGGGATTTGAACCTCAGATACGGCGTATAGTTGAGCAGGACACTATGCCACCAAAGGGGGTTCGTCACACTATGATGTTTAGTGCTACTTTTCCTAAGGAGATACAG ATGCTTGCTCGTGACTTTTTAGATGAATATATCTTTCTGGCTGTAGGCAGAGTAGGCTCTACTTCTGAGAACATCACACAGAAAGTAGTATGGGTTGAAGAGCTGGACAAACGGTCATTTTTACTTGATCTCTTAAATGCAACCG GGAAGGAGTCATTGACTTTAGTATTTGTGGAGACTAAAAAGGGTGCAGATTCACTGGAGAACTTCTTATTTCAAGAAAGATATGCGTGTACTAGTATTCATGGAGACAGATCACAGAAAGATCGAGAGGAGGCCCTTCACCAGTTCCGCTCAGGGAGAAAGCCAATTTTAGTGGCTACagct GTGGCAGCAAGAGGTCTAGACATTTCAAATGTGAAACACGTTATCAATTTTGATTTGCCAAGTGATATTGAAGAATATGTGCATCGTATTGGCCGCACGGGACGTGTAGGAAACCTTG gACTTGCCACCTCTTTTTTCAATGCGAGGAATTTGAACATCACGAAAGATTTGTTAGATCTCCTTGTTGAGGCTAAACAAGAAGTTCCATCTTGGTTGGAAAGTATGGCTTATGAACTCCACTACAAGGGAAACAGCCGGGGACGTTCTAAAAG ATTCAGTGGAGGATTTGGTGCTAGAGACTATCGACAGAGCAGTGGTTCTGCAAATTCTGGGTTTAATAGTAATCGTGCCAATAGCAGCCGAAGTAGTGGTAGTAGCCACAGCAGAGGATTTGGTGGAG gtGGCTATGGAGGTTTCTACAATAATGATGGATATGGAGGAAATTATAACTCCCAAGCAGTTGACTGGTGGGGCAATTGA
- the LOC117695966 gene encoding ATP-dependent RNA helicase DDX3Y isoform X3, whose product MLSSLNTKNAYVMQFAGLDLNSSDNQNAGGSTESKGRYIPPHLRNRETSKGFCDKDSAGWSCSKDKDAYSSFGSRDSRGKPNYFSDRGSGCRGRFDDHGRSDYDGVGGRDRTGFGKFERSGHSRWGDRSDEDDWSKPLPPSERLEQELFSGGNTGINFEKYDDIPVEATGNNCPPHIENFSDVEMGEIIMGNIELTRYTRPTPVQKHAIPIIKEKRDLMACAQTGSGKTAAFLLPILSQIYTDGPGEALKAMKENGRYGRRKQYPISLVLAPTRELAVQIYEEARKFSYRSRVRPCVVYGGADTVQQIRDLERGCHLLVATPGRLVDMMERGKIGLDFCKYLVLDEADRMLDMGFEPQIRRIVEQDTMPPKGVRHTMMFSATFPKEIQMLARDFLDEYIFLAVGRVGSTSENITQKVVWVEELDKRSFLLDLLNATGKESLTLVFVETKKGADSLENFLFQERYACTSIHGDRSQKDREEALHQFRSGRKPILVATAVAARGLDISNVKHVINFDLPSDIEEYVHRIGRTGRVGNLGLATSFFNARNLNITKDLLDLLVEAKQEVPSWLESMAYELHYKGNSRGRSKSRFSGGFGARDYRQSSGSANSGFNSNRANSSRSSGSSHSRGFGGGGYGGFYNNDGYGGNYNSQAVDWWGN is encoded by the exons GGTTCTGTGATAAGGACAGTGCAGGTTGGAGTTGTAGTAAagataaagatgcctacagcagTTTTGGATCTCGTGATTCCAGAGGGAAGCCCAATTATTTCAGTGATCGTGGAAGTGGATGCAGGGGAAG GTTTGATGATCATGGTCGAAGTGACTATGATGGTGTTGGTGGTCGTGACCGAACTGGATTTGGCAAATTTGAAAGGAGTGGTCATAGTCGTTGGGGTGACAGATCAGATGAAGATGACTGGTCAAAACCACTTCCACCAAGTGAACGCTTAGAgca AGAACTTTTTTCTGGAGGAAACACAGGGATTAACTTTGAGAAATACGATGATATACCAGTAGAGGCAACTGGAAATAATTGTCCTCCTCACATTGAAAAt TTCAGTGATGTTGAGATGGGAGAAATTATCATGGGGAACATTGAACTTACCCGTTATACTCGTCCTACTCCAGTGCAAAAACATGCTATTCcgattattaaagaaaaaagggaCTTAATGGCTTGTGCTCAAACAG GGTCTGGAAAAACTGCTGCATTTCTACTACCCATTCTCAGTCAGATTTATACAGATGGTCCAGGAGAGGCTTTGAAGGCTATGAAG GAAAATGGAAGATATGGTCGCCGTAAACAATATCCAATCTCCTTGGTGTTAGCCCCAACAAGAGAATTGGCTGTGCAGATCTATGAGGAAGCCAGAAAA TTTTCATACCGATCTAGAGTCCGTCCTTGTGTAGTATATGGTGGTGCTGATACTGTTCAACAGATTCGGGACTTAGAACGCGGATGCCACTTGTTAGTTGCCACACCAGGACGTCTAGTGGACatgatggaaagaggaaagattGGATTAGACTTCTGCAA ATACTTAGTGTTGGATGAAGCTGATAGGATGCTGGATATGGGATTTGAACCTCAGATACGGCGTATAGTTGAGCAGGACACTATGCCACCAAAGGGGGTTCGTCACACTATGATGTTTAGTGCTACTTTTCCTAAGGAGATACAG ATGCTTGCTCGTGACTTTTTAGATGAATATATCTTTCTGGCTGTAGGCAGAGTAGGCTCTACTTCTGAGAACATCACACAGAAAGTAGTATGGGTTGAAGAGCTGGACAAACGGTCATTTTTACTTGATCTCTTAAATGCAACCG GGAAGGAGTCATTGACTTTAGTATTTGTGGAGACTAAAAAGGGTGCAGATTCACTGGAGAACTTCTTATTTCAAGAAAGATATGCGTGTACTAGTATTCATGGAGACAGATCACAGAAAGATCGAGAGGAGGCCCTTCACCAGTTCCGCTCAGGGAGAAAGCCAATTTTAGTGGCTACagct GTGGCAGCAAGAGGTCTAGACATTTCAAATGTGAAACACGTTATCAATTTTGATTTGCCAAGTGATATTGAAGAATATGTGCATCGTATTGGCCGCACGGGACGTGTAGGAAACCTTG gACTTGCCACCTCTTTTTTCAATGCGAGGAATTTGAACATCACGAAAGATTTGTTAGATCTCCTTGTTGAGGCTAAACAAGAAGTTCCATCTTGGTTGGAAAGTATGGCTTATGAACTCCACTACAAGGGAAACAGCCGGGGACGTTCTAAAAG CAGATTCAGTGGAGGATTTGGTGCTAGAGACTATCGACAGAGCAGTGGTTCTGCAAATTCTGGGTTTAATAGTAATCGTGCCAATAGCAGCCGAAGTAGTGGTAGTAGCCACAGCAGAGGATTTGGTGGAG gtGGCTATGGAGGTTTCTACAATAATGATGGATATGGAGGAAATTATAACTCCCAAGCAGTTGACTGGTGGGGCAATTGA